From Amycolatopsis sp. WQ 127309:
CGTCGACGAACACCGCGGCCGCGGCGTGCGGGTCCGTGGTGGGGTCGTTGAGCAGGCCGTCGGCCAGCGGCTCGAGGCCCGCTTCGCGCGCGATCATCGCCTTCGTGCGGCGCTTCGGCTTGAACGGGAGGTAGATGTCCTCGAGCCGCGACTTCGTGTCCGCGGCGAGGATCGAAGCCTCGAGGGCCTCGTCCAGCTTGCCCTGGCTGCGGATCGAATCGAGCACGGCGAGCCGGCGCTCGTCGAGTTCCCGCAGGTAGCGCAGCCGCTCTTCGAGCGTGCGCAGCTGCGCGTCGTCGAGCATGCCGGTGACTTCCTTGCGGTACCGCGCGATGAACGGGACGGTCGAACCGCCGTCGAGCAGCTCGACGGTGGCCTTGACCTGTCCTTCGCGCACGCCCAGTTCTTCGGCGATCCTCTGCTCGACCGACACGCTCACTGCAACACGCTCCTGCTTCGCCCTCGGGTGGATCCGATCCCGTACATTCTGCCGTTCCGACCACCCCGACTTTCGGATGGGGCTCCTTGACAATGAGATTGGTCTAGTCCATTTTGTGGTGACCTGCCTCACGACCAGTGGAGGTCGCCCCGTGGTCCCCAAAGCCCGTCTAGCCCTGTTGTCGTTACTTTCCGCGGTCGCGCTGTGTCTCGGCGTGACGTTCGTGCTCGCCGGCAACGCCTCGGCGGCCAACATCCTCGCCAACCCCGGCTTCGAATCCGGCACCGCGGGGTGGACCTGCACCGCGGTCCCGACCGCGGTGAGCACCCCGGTCCACAGCGGCAGCCGCGCCCTGAGCGCGACGCCGACGTCGTCGGATAACGCGCAGTGCTCGCAGACGCTCACCGTCGCCGCGAACACCGCCTACAAGCTGTCCGCCTGGGTGCAGGGCAGCTACGTCTACCTGGGTGTTTCCGGATCCGCGACCACCAGCACGTGGACGCCCGGCACCAGCGGCTACTCGCAGCTCTCGCTGAGCTTCACGACCGGCGCCAGCACCTCGCTGACGGTCTACCTGCACGGCTGGTACGGCCAGCCGACCTACTTCGCCGACGACGTCAGCCTCGACGGCCCGGGCACCCCGCCGCCGACGACGCCGACCACGCCGACGACCCCCACCACCCCGACGACGCCGCCGACCACGACCACCCCGCCGACAACGACCACGCCGCCGCCGACCCAGGGTGACCTGCCCAAGCACGTCCTCACCGGCTACTGGCAGAACTTCTACAACGGCGCGAAGGCGCTGAAGCTGGCCGACGTCCCGACGAAGTACAACATCATCGCGGTGTCCTTCGCGGACGCCACCGGCACGCCGGGCGCGGTGAGCTTCACGCTCGATTCGGGCCTGTCGTCGCAGCTCGGCGGCTACACCGACGCGCAGTTCAAGGCCGACATCAAGACGGTCCAGACGCGCGGCCAGAAGGTGATCATCTCCGTCGGCGGCCAGAACGGCACGATCAGCGTCGGCGACTCGAACTCGGCGACCAACTTCGCGAACAGCATCAAGTCGCTGATCACGAACTACGGCTTCAACGGCGTCGACATCGACCTGGAGAACGGCGTCAACGCCACCTACATGGGCCAGGCGCTGCGCAGCATCTACAACGGCGGCGGCAAGGTCATCACGATGGCGCCGCAGACGATCGACATGCAGTCCACCGGCGGCGGCTACTTCCAGCTCGCGCTGAACATCAAGGACATCCTGACGATCGTCAACATGCAGTACTACAACTCGGGCACCATGCTCGGCTGCAACGGCAGCGTCTACGCCCAGGGCACGGTCGACTTCCTGACCGCGCTGGCCTGCATCCAGCTGCAGGGCGGCCTGCGGGCCGACCAGGTCGGGCTCGGGCTGCCGGCGTCGTCGCAGGCGGCCGGGGGCGGTTACCAGGCGCCGGCGAACACGGTTTCGGCGCTGAACTGCCTGGCCAAGGGCACGTCGTGCGGCTCGTTCAAGCCGTCGGCGACCTACCCGGCGATCCGCGGCGCGATGACGTGGTCGATCAACTGGGACGCGACCGCCGGGTACGCGTTCGCGAACACCGTGTCCGCTGGGCTCGCCGGCCTGCCGTGACGCACAGTCATAAAGGGGCCCTTCCGGACGCTCGTCCGGAAGGGCCCCTTCACGGCACCCCCAGCCGGCGCGCGCAGACCCCCCGGCCGCGCGCCCGCGCCACCTAGACTGCAGGACGGTCCGTGTGTGATCGTTGCGGAAACGTGGAATCCGCAGGTCGGAGCAGGTCTAGGGAGGAGTTCGGTGATGCGGTTCGGCGTCCT
This genomic window contains:
- a CDS encoding chitinase, coding for MVPKARLALLSLLSAVALCLGVTFVLAGNASAANILANPGFESGTAGWTCTAVPTAVSTPVHSGSRALSATPTSSDNAQCSQTLTVAANTAYKLSAWVQGSYVYLGVSGSATTSTWTPGTSGYSQLSLSFTTGASTSLTVYLHGWYGQPTYFADDVSLDGPGTPPPTTPTTPTTPTTPTTPPTTTTPPTTTTPPPTQGDLPKHVLTGYWQNFYNGAKALKLADVPTKYNIIAVSFADATGTPGAVSFTLDSGLSSQLGGYTDAQFKADIKTVQTRGQKVIISVGGQNGTISVGDSNSATNFANSIKSLITNYGFNGVDIDLENGVNATYMGQALRSIYNGGGKVITMAPQTIDMQSTGGGYFQLALNIKDILTIVNMQYYNSGTMLGCNGSVYAQGTVDFLTALACIQLQGGLRADQVGLGLPASSQAAGGGYQAPANTVSALNCLAKGTSCGSFKPSATYPAIRGAMTWSINWDATAGYAFANTVSAGLAGLP